From one Streptomyces sp. SCSIO 30461 genomic stretch:
- a CDS encoding YibE/F family protein yields the protein MTSSPQPHGPDHEPDGAHGPGHTPVPVHAHSHGHGPAAPVSRHLRRIIAAVVIPFAAAVAVGLVVLWPGGAPDHERTGVGFDRQTEQGRVVRVERVDCADVNAGQVPPTGDTTTPEGRADPDSQQDACGKATVEVTTGKDKGRTFVEIVQPDSSRQLQADQGVVVAYAPDAPRELQYSVTDVDRELPMALLAGLFALAVVLVGRMRGVMALIALAVSFAVLTLFILPAILQGSNPLAVAVVGASAIMLIALYMCHGVSARTSVAVLGTLISLLLIGLLGSLFIGWAVLGGNTDDNTGLIHGLFPEIDMSGLLLAGVLIGSLGVLDDVTVTQTSAVWELHQADPTMGPRKLYQSAIRIGRDHIASVVNTLVLAYAGASLPLLLLFSIAQSSVGTVATSELVAEEIVRTLVGSIGLVASVPLTTALAALVVSADRPGTTTAGAAAPARGGKGRRRRK from the coding sequence GTGACTTCCTCGCCGCAGCCCCATGGACCCGACCACGAGCCGGATGGCGCCCACGGCCCCGGGCACACTCCCGTGCCCGTCCACGCACACAGCCACGGGCACGGACCGGCCGCGCCCGTGTCGCGTCATCTGCGACGGATCATCGCCGCGGTGGTGATCCCCTTCGCCGCCGCCGTGGCGGTGGGTCTGGTGGTGCTGTGGCCGGGCGGTGCGCCGGACCACGAACGCACCGGTGTCGGCTTCGACCGACAGACCGAGCAGGGGCGGGTGGTGCGGGTCGAACGGGTCGACTGCGCCGACGTGAACGCCGGACAGGTGCCGCCTACCGGGGACACCACCACCCCTGAGGGGCGCGCCGATCCAGACTCGCAGCAGGATGCGTGTGGAAAGGCCACCGTCGAGGTCACCACCGGTAAGGACAAGGGGCGTACGTTCGTCGAGATCGTGCAGCCTGACTCCTCACGGCAACTTCAGGCAGACCAGGGTGTGGTGGTGGCCTACGCCCCCGACGCGCCCCGCGAGCTCCAGTACTCGGTCACCGATGTGGACCGGGAGCTGCCGATGGCGCTGCTCGCCGGACTCTTCGCGCTCGCCGTGGTCCTGGTGGGGCGGATGCGCGGGGTGATGGCACTGATCGCGCTGGCCGTGAGTTTCGCTGTGCTCACCCTCTTCATCCTGCCCGCGATTCTGCAGGGCTCGAATCCGCTGGCGGTGGCGGTGGTCGGGGCGAGCGCAATCATGCTGATCGCGCTGTACATGTGCCATGGGGTCTCAGCCCGCACCTCGGTAGCGGTGCTGGGAACCCTCATCTCGCTGCTGCTGATCGGGCTGCTGGGTTCGCTGTTCATCGGCTGGGCGGTGCTGGGCGGGAACACGGACGACAACACCGGTCTGATCCACGGTCTCTTCCCGGAGATCGACATGTCCGGTCTGCTGCTCGCCGGCGTGCTCATCGGTTCGCTGGGTGTGCTGGACGATGTGACGGTGACCCAGACCTCGGCCGTGTGGGAACTGCACCAGGCCGATCCCACGATGGGTCCGCGCAAGCTGTACCAGTCAGCGATCAGGATCGGCCGGGACCATATCGCGTCAGTGGTCAACACCCTCGTACTCGCTTACGCGGGCGCGTCATTGCCCTTGCTGCTGCTGTTCTCCATCGCGCAGTCCAGCGTAGGCACGGTCGCCACCAGCGAGTTGGTGGCCGAGGAGATCGTGCGGACGCTGGTGGGCTCGATCGGACTCGTCGCATCGGTCCCGCTGACGACCGCGCTGGCTGCCCTGGTGGTCTCCGCCGACCGCCCGGGCACCACTACTGCCGGTGCGGCAGCACCGGCTCGCGGCGGCAAGGG